From a single Candidatus Izimaplasma bacterium HR1 genomic region:
- a CDS encoding Bacterial regulatory protein, tetR family, with protein sequence MFENEKVDMRIKYTREWTFEALHKLLLIKPFNEIKISEIIDKAGISRATFYRNFSSKEDIVIIKVKGMFNDFHKTMLQFYAINQPHDETHLIGEFFKRIDEEEKLVDTVVKSNLEYLMIEGIQNIISYYNDRFYELVKTNKKTEEYTMDIVSSSCWTLLSRWHKTGKEETPTRLAKIYLGAFRSVYIALFEDRNL encoded by the coding sequence ATGTTTGAAAATGAGAAAGTAGATATGCGTATTAAGTATACGAGAGAGTGGACTTTTGAAGCATTACATAAATTGTTGTTAATCAAACCATTCAACGAAATCAAAATATCGGAAATCATTGATAAAGCGGGTATTTCACGTGCTACTTTTTATCGTAACTTCAGTTCTAAAGAAGATATCGTAATCATAAAAGTAAAAGGAATGTTTAATGATTTTCATAAAACTATGCTACAGTTTTATGCGATAAATCAACCCCACGATGAGACACATTTGATCGGGGAGTTTTTTAAGCGTATTGACGAGGAAGAGAAATTAGTTGACACAGTGGTTAAAAGTAATCTAGAATATTTAATGATTGAAGGTATCCAAAATATTATTTCTTATTACAATGATCGTTTTTATGAATTAGTTAAAACAAATAAGAAAACTGAAGAATACACAATGGATATTGTATCTTCGAGTTGTTGGACACTTTTATCTAGATGGCACAAAACAGGTAAAGAAGAGACTCCTACAAGATTAGCGAAAATATACTTAGGAGCATTTAGAAGCGTATATATCGCATTATTTGAAGATAGAAACTTATAG
- the uvrC gene encoding UvrABC system protein C, whose product MDLKEKIKSIPNLPGSYQYKNKDGIVIYVGKAKDLKKRISSYFTGSHDTKTSRLVMNITDIEYIVTNSELDALLLELNLIKKYNPRYNIMLTDDKTYPYIEITNEKHPKLIVTRNIKKKSRLLFGPYPNVQAARNTVKLLNKIYPLRKCEKLPKQECLYYHMGQCLAPCIKEVKEEEYKEIKNSIKQFLKGDISQTVKKLESYMHDASEKLEFERAHEYKKTIESIKTTTNNQKINLNDMKDRDIIGYYFNEYLLSIEIFFVRNGKISARHQKLFEYYDDPVLTVENYIAQFYQKEAIPKEIFVQKDLSTEILVSYLNTKIVKPLKGDKFKLLNLAILNAEQGLKEKTEIVRRELDRTINSVEQIGEILQIPAPYRIECFDNSNLFGEDAVSSMVVFINGKPARREYRKYKVKTMDNKASDYHTMKEVLYRRYYKVLMDDLDQPGLLLVDGGLQQINAAKETLQSLNVDIPIAGLVKNEKHNTSHLLTSSLEKVELDRTSNVFHLLTRIQDEAHRFAINYHKKVRSKGLFNSQLDNIEGIGEKTKDLLLKHYKSVNIIKLATLEELKELGLNHKQAINLIDKLKQE is encoded by the coding sequence ATGGATTTAAAAGAAAAAATAAAAAGTATTCCCAATTTACCGGGATCATATCAATATAAAAACAAAGATGGAATCGTTATTTATGTGGGGAAAGCAAAAGACCTAAAAAAACGTATTTCATCTTATTTTACGGGTTCTCATGATACTAAGACATCACGTTTGGTTATGAATATTACTGATATTGAATATATTGTTACTAATAGTGAGCTAGATGCATTATTATTGGAATTGAACTTAATAAAAAAATATAATCCACGATATAACATAATGCTAACAGACGATAAGACTTATCCATATATCGAAATCACTAACGAGAAACATCCGAAACTTATAGTAACTAGGAATATAAAAAAGAAATCAAGACTACTGTTTGGACCTTATCCAAATGTTCAAGCAGCGAGGAATACGGTTAAACTGTTAAATAAAATATACCCTTTAAGAAAATGTGAAAAACTTCCTAAACAAGAGTGCTTGTATTATCACATGGGACAATGTCTTGCCCCTTGTATAAAAGAAGTAAAAGAAGAAGAGTACAAAGAAATAAAGAATTCAATTAAGCAATTCTTAAAAGGAGATATTTCCCAAACAGTTAAAAAACTAGAATCGTATATGCATGATGCTAGTGAAAAACTTGAGTTCGAAAGAGCTCATGAATATAAAAAAACAATAGAAAGCATCAAAACAACCACAAACAACCAAAAAATAAATCTAAATGATATGAAAGACAGAGATATTATTGGTTACTATTTCAATGAGTATCTATTATCAATTGAAATATTCTTTGTTAGAAATGGTAAAATCAGTGCAAGACATCAAAAATTATTTGAGTATTATGATGATCCTGTCTTAACAGTAGAAAACTACATCGCACAGTTCTACCAAAAAGAAGCAATTCCTAAAGAAATCTTTGTTCAAAAGGATTTATCAACAGAAATTTTAGTAAGTTATTTGAATACTAAAATTGTTAAACCTTTAAAAGGCGATAAATTCAAATTGTTGAATTTAGCAATATTAAATGCTGAACAAGGTCTAAAAGAAAAAACAGAAATAGTAAGAAGAGAATTGGATAGAACAATCAATTCTGTAGAGCAAATCGGTGAGATATTACAGATACCAGCACCTTATCGAATTGAATGCTTCGATAATTCAAATCTATTTGGAGAAGATGCGGTCAGTAGTATGGTTGTATTTATTAATGGTAAACCAGCAAGAAGAGAATATCGTAAGTATAAAGTTAAAACAATGGACAATAAAGCATCGGATTATCATACAATGAAAGAAGTATTGTATAGAAGGTACTATAAAGTGCTAATGGATGATTTAGATCAACCAGGATTACTCCTAGTTGATGGAGGACTTCAACAGATTAATGCAGCAAAAGAAACACTTCAAAGTCTAAATGTTGATATACCTATAGCTGGACTAGTTAAAAACGAAAAACATAACACCTCACACCTATTGACCTCATCTTTAGAGAAGGTAGAATTAGATAGAACATCAAACGTATTTCACTTATTGACTAGAATTCAAGATGAAGCACATAGGTTCGCAATTAACTATCACAAGAAAGTTCGCTCTAAAGGGCTCTTCAACAGTCAACTAGATAACATAGAGGGTATAGGAGAGAAAACGAAGGACTTACTTCTAAAGCACTATAAATCAGTAAACATTATTAAGCTAGCAACACTAGAAGAGTTAAAAGAATTAGGTTTAAATCATAAACAAGCAATCAATTTGATCGATAAATTGAAGCAAGAATAG
- a CDS encoding sporulation inhibitor KapD codes for MKETISGRILSYDEENRMISLHVSDKIRYFYIQRSLLNRIAKYIEINRFIQFAITDEERLYRRHKVSTVDYIIKIMQIRYRRNIVYYDVKNIKVGTKALINDLEYKMFLDLEMSMHPYKVDKNFVQEVIQVGYILVDNNDKVIETYNQNIRPTIHKKITKRTIKFLGMTQEEVDSGVVFDVFYDKFKDVIHKYNPGIVVWGRNDFLALNQAYNINHVPSLASKTRYINLLKIHKNFFNLKNDLGLFNALKLYESFDEIQAHNAYEDAEVTRKIFYGFKQVVNNKLNVDISSYK; via the coding sequence ATGAAAGAGACAATTTCGGGAAGAATTCTATCATACGATGAAGAAAATCGTATGATTTCACTACATGTATCAGATAAAATAAGATACTTTTATATACAACGGTCATTACTAAATAGAATAGCAAAATATATTGAAATTAATAGATTCATTCAATTTGCTATTACAGATGAAGAAAGACTCTATCGTAGACACAAAGTATCTACAGTAGACTACATCATTAAGATAATGCAAATAAGATACAGAAGAAATATAGTTTATTATGATGTAAAGAACATCAAAGTTGGCACTAAAGCGCTAATTAACGACCTTGAATATAAAATGTTTCTAGATCTAGAAATGTCAATGCATCCTTATAAAGTGGATAAAAACTTTGTTCAAGAAGTAATTCAAGTGGGATATATTCTTGTGGATAACAACGATAAGGTTATTGAAACTTATAATCAGAATATACGACCAACTATCCACAAAAAAATAACAAAAAGAACCATTAAATTCTTGGGTATGACACAAGAGGAAGTGGACAGTGGAGTCGTTTTTGACGTTTTCTATGACAAGTTCAAAGATGTTATACATAAGTACAATCCAGGTATCGTAGTGTGGGGAAGAAATGATTTCCTAGCACTAAACCAAGCATATAATATCAATCATGTGCCTTCGTTGGCTTCAAAAACAAGGTATATTAACCTACTGAAAATACATAAGAATTTCTTTAATCTAAAGAATGATCTAGGGTTATTTAACGCTCTTAAGCTTTATGAAAGTTTTGATGAAATTCAAGCTCATAATGCATATGAAGATGCCGAAGTAACTAGGAAAATATTTTATGGATTTAAACAGGTGGTAAACAATAAGTTGAATGTGGATATCTCAAGTTATAAGTAA
- the lacR gene encoding HTH-type transcriptional regulator LacR has translation MATLKEIALKSNTSITTVSRVLNYDKTLSVSEEMRKKIIDTASGMNYRTPRNRTKIKTSKKIRVGIVHWYNIHEEIDDPYYIQIRRGIEKLASKSNIETTLIYKKSDTFNFKDSGHFDGLICIGKFSRAQINQFRRVTTSIVFVDSSPDINVYDSVVIDFTKAVEELLQELLMEGYNAIGYLGGTEYVSKSIKLGERQELVFRNFLFERNKLDTRFIHIGAFSTESGYLMMKEALSKSEYARAYFCANDSIALGAMRAIHEKRLKIPEDIAIVGFNDNPNSEFTYPPLSTVKVYTEFMGEQALFSLNEKIEGRSIPIKKIIPTKLVKRSTF, from the coding sequence ATGGCAACACTGAAAGAAATAGCTCTAAAGTCAAATACTTCTATCACGACTGTTTCTCGTGTTCTTAACTACGATAAAACGTTGTCTGTTAGTGAAGAAATGCGTAAGAAGATAATTGATACTGCTTCTGGTATGAACTATCGTACACCGAGAAACAGAACGAAAATTAAAACTAGTAAAAAAATACGAGTAGGAATAGTTCATTGGTATAATATCCACGAAGAAATTGATGATCCTTATTATATTCAAATTAGAAGAGGTATAGAGAAGCTTGCAAGCAAATCTAATATCGAAACAACTCTAATATATAAGAAAAGTGATACCTTCAATTTCAAAGACAGTGGACATTTTGATGGGCTTATTTGTATTGGTAAGTTCTCAAGGGCTCAAATTAACCAGTTCAGACGAGTGACCACTTCAATAGTATTTGTGGATAGTTCACCTGATATTAATGTATATGATAGTGTAGTTATTGATTTTACTAAAGCGGTTGAAGAACTATTACAAGAGTTGCTTATGGAAGGCTACAACGCGATTGGCTACTTAGGTGGAACGGAATATGTTAGCAAGTCCATTAAACTAGGTGAAAGACAGGAATTAGTCTTTAGAAATTTCCTTTTTGAGCGCAATAAGCTTGATACTAGGTTTATTCATATAGGAGCATTTTCTACTGAATCGGGGTATTTAATGATGAAAGAAGCATTATCGAAGAGTGAATACGCTAGAGCGTATTTCTGTGCTAATGATTCTATAGCTTTAGGAGCAATGAGAGCAATTCATGAGAAGAGATTAAAGATTCCAGAGGATATTGCTATAGTAGGGTTCAATGATAACCCGAATAGTGAGTTTACATACCCACCTTTATCAACAGTAAAAGTTTATACTGAGTTTATGGGTGAGCAGGCTCTCTTTAGTTTAAACGAAAAGATAGAGGGAAGATCAATTCCAATTAAAAAGATTATCCCAACAAAGTTAGTAAAAAGAAGTACATTTTAG
- the galT gene encoding Galactose-1-phosphate uridylyltransferase, whose amino-acid sequence MINLSEDILKLIEYAQHNGLLKEEDKIYAINKICDLLDEKNFKLIDISDFKMVGEPSALLDPLLNSANTKNLINPDTITRRDIFEAKIMDCLLPRPSELNHKFNSFKDTVVATDWYYNLSIKSNYIKTSRTSKNVIWKSKTKYGNLDMTINLSKPEKDPRDIIAAGNKTKSSHPQCLLCKENVGYNGASTNVGRTSHRIIPLNINNEEFYLQYSPYVYYNEHCIVLKKEHEPMNVTINTFKRLFDFVDQFPHYFLGSNAGLPIVGGSILSHEHYQGGRHSFPIERAKVLNSFIRENVTYEQLYWPLSVIRLSSKDKNQIIDHADKLFKFWENYSDKEAGIYAYTEDVPHNAITPIARKEDDLYIVDMTLRNNLTSEELPLGIFHPHPGHHHIKKENIGLIEVMGLAVLPARLNDEIPALKEALLNNKELTKYTHHQEWLKYLKSIYKNEDIDIFINDQITIKFMKCIEDSGVFKQTDEGIKQFNRFVKELSYV is encoded by the coding sequence ATGATTAATCTTTCAGAGGATATTTTAAAATTAATTGAGTATGCTCAACATAATGGACTACTAAAAGAAGAAGATAAAATCTATGCAATCAATAAGATTTGTGATTTATTAGACGAGAAGAATTTTAAACTAATCGATATTAGTGATTTCAAAATGGTCGGTGAGCCAAGTGCCTTACTAGATCCTCTTTTAAATAGCGCTAATACTAAAAATCTGATCAATCCAGATACAATTACAAGAAGAGATATATTTGAGGCAAAAATCATGGATTGTCTATTACCAAGACCAAGTGAATTAAATCATAAATTTAATTCATTCAAAGATACTGTAGTGGCTACAGATTGGTATTATAACCTATCAATTAAAAGTAATTATATAAAAACATCAAGGACCTCAAAGAACGTTATTTGGAAATCAAAAACAAAATATGGAAACCTTGATATGACGATTAATTTAAGCAAGCCTGAGAAGGATCCACGCGACATAATAGCTGCTGGCAATAAAACAAAAAGTAGTCACCCTCAATGTTTGCTTTGTAAAGAGAACGTTGGATACAACGGAGCGTCAACAAACGTTGGAAGAACAAGTCATAGAATTATTCCATTGAATATCAATAATGAAGAATTCTATTTACAATATAGTCCATACGTTTATTACAACGAACATTGCATTGTTTTAAAGAAAGAACATGAACCAATGAATGTGACAATCAATACTTTTAAAAGACTATTTGATTTTGTAGATCAATTTCCACATTACTTCTTAGGTAGTAACGCTGGATTACCAATAGTTGGGGGGAGTATTCTTTCTCATGAACATTACCAAGGTGGAAGACATTCCTTCCCAATTGAAAGAGCTAAGGTACTGAATTCATTTATAAGAGAAAATGTCACTTATGAACAACTTTACTGGCCTCTTAGTGTAATTAGACTTTCATCAAAAGATAAAAACCAAATAATAGACCATGCTGATAAATTATTTAAGTTCTGGGAAAACTACTCAGACAAAGAAGCAGGGATTTATGCTTATACTGAAGATGTACCCCATAATGCAATAACGCCAATCGCCCGTAAAGAGGATGATTTATACATTGTTGATATGACTTTGAGAAACAATTTAACTAGTGAAGAATTACCTTTAGGAATCTTCCATCCACATCCGGGGCATCATCATATTAAAAAAGAGAATATTGGCTTAATTGAAGTAATGGGTCTAGCTGTATTACCTGCTAGATTAAACGATGAAATACCAGCCCTAAAAGAAGCTTTACTAAATAATAAAGAGTTAACAAAATATACTCATCATCAAGAATGGTTGAAGTACTTAAAATCAATCTATAAGAATGAAGACATCGATATATTCATAAATGATCAAATTACTATCAAGTTTATGAAATGCATTGAAGATTCAGGTGTCTTTAAACAAACAGATGAAGGAATTAAGCAATTCAATAGGTTTGTGAAGGAGTTAAGCTATGTATAA
- the mro gene encoding Aldose 1-epimerase precursor, whose translation MYKIDKHKLGDEEFTFIEVKQKDIEVTFMDFGATVMSILVPDKDGKKETVLLGYDKLSSYIDGEMFLNCIIGPTSGRIKDATFNIDDSPYHIEKNFMETENLHGGNDCLGYKFFDFEIIDEEEQTQVIFKYHNLESGSNFPGNQLIQIAYTVRKTELKIEFMGDTTEPTILNLSSHLYFNLSGNLKRQVLDNELSINADKTISLDSKFVPVKVVSLLNTHLDFNKSKVIKDVFTEDVYKRPEKGIDNPYLLNNVDYNKAQITLKDPISKRKLEVYTTYPCVVCYTHNFPDGLDLLFNRKHDKHLGICFETQNPPNGVNIEGLASSILREGEDYYHKTLYKFNVEK comes from the coding sequence ATGTATAAAATTGACAAGCATAAACTAGGAGACGAAGAATTCACATTTATCGAAGTAAAGCAAAAAGATATTGAAGTAACGTTTATGGACTTTGGTGCGACAGTAATGAGTATATTAGTACCAGATAAAGACGGTAAAAAAGAAACAGTATTACTTGGTTATGACAAGTTATCTTCATATATAGATGGGGAAATGTTTCTAAACTGTATCATTGGACCAACAAGTGGGCGTATTAAAGATGCTACATTCAATATCGATGATTCACCATATCATATTGAAAAAAACTTTATGGAAACAGAAAATCTTCATGGAGGTAATGATTGCCTTGGATACAAGTTCTTTGATTTTGAGATTATCGATGAAGAAGAGCAAACACAAGTAATCTTTAAATATCATAATCTAGAATCAGGTTCTAATTTCCCTGGTAACCAATTAATTCAGATTGCTTACACAGTTAGAAAGACTGAACTTAAAATTGAGTTTATGGGAGATACAACTGAACCAACAATACTCAATTTATCAAGTCATTTATACTTCAATCTTTCTGGTAACTTAAAAAGACAGGTCCTAGATAATGAATTATCAATAAATGCTGATAAAACAATATCTTTAGACAGCAAATTCGTGCCTGTTAAAGTTGTGTCATTACTTAATACTCATTTAGATTTTAATAAATCTAAAGTGATAAAGGATGTTTTTACTGAAGATGTCTACAAACGACCTGAAAAAGGGATCGACAATCCATATCTTTTGAACAACGTTGACTATAATAAAGCGCAAATAACCCTTAAAGATCCAATCAGCAAAAGGAAATTGGAAGTCTATACAACATATCCATGTGTAGTATGTTATACTCACAATTTTCCTGATGGGCTAGATTTACTATTCAACCGAAAACACGATAAACATTTAGGAATATGTTTTGAAACACAAAATCCTCCTAACGGAGTTAATATAGAAGGTTTAGCTAGTAGTATTCTCCGCGAAGGTGAAGACTATTATCATAAAACCCTTTATAAATTTAATGTCGAGAAGTAA